TATCGCCGCTCTTAACGATGCGGCCGTCCATCATGATGTGGACCTTGTCGGGTACGATGTAGTTGAGTAAGCGCTGGTAGTGAGTGATTACCAGAATGCCACGGTCTTCACCTCGCATTTGGTTAACTCCCTCGGCAACCACTTTGAGTGCATCCACGTCTAGACCCGAATCGGTTTCGTCGAGAATACAGAACTCCGGCTTCAGCATCGCCATTTGCAAGATTTCGCAACGCTTCTTTTCTCCACCCGAGAAGCCTTCGTTGACCGAGCGGCTGGTAAACTTGCGATCAATTCCGAGGTTTTCCATTTCCGCGTAGAGGGATTTATAATACGCAACCGCATCAATATCTTCTTCCTGGCGTGAGTTTAAAGCAGCGCGAATAAAGTTGGCGATAGACACACCGGGAATTTCCACAGGATATTGGAAGGCTAGGAAAAGCCCCGCACGAGCCACTTCGTCAATCTCGAGTTCCAGGATGTCTTCACCATTCATGGTAGCTGAACCTCCGGTGATTTCGTAGTCCTTATGACCGGCCAATGCCTTGGCGAGCGTTGATTTTCCAGTGCCGTTAGGACCCATAATGGCGTGTACTTCGCCTTTAGGGAGTGAGAGGCTTAATCCATTGAGGATCTGCTTCTCGTGGATGCTAACGTTCAGGTTTTCAATTTCTAATGCGCTCATGTTTCAAAAAATGGATAGTAAACTCTTAGTTTTGGTGGGCTTCTGTTGTTTGCGGAAGTTTTCCACGGAAATTTAGTTCAACACTGGATACAGAGGTGGATTCTGGGAGTAGCTCAGTGAGTCGGTTGAAAAACTCGTCTGGAAGATACACGTCCATTACTTTTCCCGTCTTATCGCAGTAAAAGTGAGCGTGTGGCTTTAGGTTAGGCTCATAGCGGGTTGATTCTCGCTCGAAATTAACCTGCCGGATCAATTCACACTCTAGAAGGGTTTCCAGGCAATTATATACCGTAGCGAGTGAAATAGTGGGCATTTGCTGCCGACTACGGGCGAAAATTTCATCCGCCGTGGGGTGATCTTTTGCCGTTCCTACCACAGAATAGACGACCTCTCGCTGCCGGGTAGAGCGGAGGCCTAGTTTGTCCAATGCTTGGATTAAAGTCTGTTGATTTTCTTCAGGTATTTGCATGATAATGAGACTAAGTAGCAAAAGCGAATTGGAATTATTCTAAAAAGCAACCCCTAATTGAGAAAAAGTCTCAAAAAAGAAAATATCCTTATTCAAGGATTATTCATGCAGGAAACTACCCCTGTTCAGCCATCCAGCGTTCTGCCTCAATCGCGG
This genomic stretch from Opitutia bacterium ISCC 52 harbors:
- the sufC gene encoding Fe-S cluster assembly ATPase SufC, with the translated sequence MSALEIENLNVSIHEKQILNGLSLSLPKGEVHAIMGPNGTGKSTLAKALAGHKDYEITGGSATMNGEDILELEIDEVARAGLFLAFQYPVEIPGVSIANFIRAALNSRQEEDIDAVAYYKSLYAEMENLGIDRKFTSRSVNEGFSGGEKKRCEILQMAMLKPEFCILDETDSGLDVDALKVVAEGVNQMRGEDRGILVITHYQRLLNYIVPDKVHIMMDGRIVKSGDKSLALEVEERGYDWIKEEIAAGV
- a CDS encoding transcriptional repressor → MQIPEENQQTLIQALDKLGLRSTRQREVVYSVVGTAKDHPTADEIFARSRQQMPTISLATVYNCLETLLECELIRQVNFERESTRYEPNLKPHAHFYCDKTGKVMDVYLPDEFFNRLTELLPESTSVSSVELNFRGKLPQTTEAHQN